The Planctomycetia bacterium nucleotide sequence GCTGGATGGCGTCGAAGGAGAAAAGGGCTATTCGTCGATCGGCGCCGGTCCCGTGTTCAGCCCAGACAGCAAGCACGTGGGGATGATCGCCCGCTTGAGCGCTTCGTCGTTCGACCAGGTTCCGGTCATCGACGGCCGCGAAGGGGAGCCTCACGAGGATTATAGTTGGGAGTCGACCTTCAGCGCGGACAGTAAACGCTTCATCTACGGAGTGAAGATCGGCGAAAACTACGTGATGCACGAAGACAGCGTCGACGGCTCCGAACCGCGTGTGGAACATGCGCATGGCCCGGCGACCTTGCGCGGCAATCTGTTCTTCGGCCTGGATGGACAACTGGGTTACGTCGCCTCGACGCCGGATCACAAGTGTTTCCTGGTTTACGACGGCCAGGAAGATCCGAATCGGTACGAAGAGATTCAATACATTCGCGTCAGCCGCAACGGCAAACATGTCGCCTATGTGGCGGAGCCTCAAAGTTTTCGCCACGTCGTGGTCGCCCATGGCAAGCCCGGCAAGGTCTATGACGACCTCGACGTCGACTCTCTGGAGATCAGCCCGGACGGCCAGCACTGGGGCTATGTGATCGAAGAACGTCGAAAATGGTGCGTGGTCTTAGACGGCAAAGAGCAAAAGCAATACGACGGCGTGAGCAGCCCGGTTTATAGCCCGGACAGCCAGCGCGTGGCCTACCTGGCTGTGGCGAATGGCAAATTGATGTCGGTCGTGAACGGCAAGGAAGGCAAAACCTATGACGATCGTGATTTGCCGGTCTTCAGCCCGGACAGCAAATCGGCCGCGTTCTGGGCCAAACAAGGCGAGCGGAGCTTCATCGTCTACAACGGCCAGAAGCAGCCGGACTACGATGACGTCGGCACGCCGAAATATAGCTCGAACAGCCAGCGCGTGGCGTACCTGGCTCAGAAGAATGGGCGCTGGATGATGGCCGAGCCGGGCAAGGAAGGAAAGCTCTACGACGACATCAAAGGGACCTTCTACTTCAGTGACGACAGCCTTCACTTGGCAATGGTCGCGTACGACAACCAGCGCCAAGTGGTGGTAGTCGACGGCCAGGAAGGAAACCGCTACGACGAAATCATCACATTAGGCGGCGTCACCAAACTGCACTTCGACGACGGCGACGCGTTCCATTACCTGGCGAGGAAGGGGAATGATTTGTTCCTCGTCGAGGAGACGTTGGGGGAATAGGCGTTCCGTCTGATCGACGGATCCTCTGTAGCCGAGGTCAGTGACCTCGGTGCATTGGACGTCACAATCTTAAACCACGAAAGGCACGAAAAACACGAACGAGTTGTGGGCGATTGAATAGGCCACACGACTGTGATTTGACATTGTCGCGTATCCTTTCGTGTTTTTCGCGCCTTTCGTGGTTTCAAATCTGTTTGGGACCAGCGCATTAACCTTGACCACGTCGGAACCCCGAGGTCACAGACCTCGGCTACAGGAGATCGTTGTCTTGCTTCGTGTTGAGTAAGCGCAAGCCGTTGAGTACGACGAGGAGGCTCATGCCGGTGTCGGCGGCGATGGCGGTCCAGAGCGAGGCTCCGCCGAATAGATTGAGGACCACGAAGGCGACTTTCACGCCGAGTGCCGCGAAGATGTTTTGCCGGATGATGTTGAGTGTGCGACGGGAATGCGAGATCAGCCATGGAATCGCCGCGAGATCGTCGCTCATCAGAGCGACGTCGGCAGTTTCCAGGGCGGCGTCGGCGCCAGCTACGCCCATGGCGATGCCGAGCGTTGCACGGGCCAGCGCCGGGGCGTCGTTGACGCCGTCGCCGATCATGGCCACCGCGCCGTGTTGAGCGACGAGCTGCTCAACGGCTTGCACCTTGTCTTCCGGCAGCAGGCCGGCGCGGATTTCGTCGACGGCGACCAGCCGGCCGATGGCATCGGCCGCCGCCTGATGATCTCCGGTGAGCATCACGATCGGTGCGATCCCAGCGCCATGCAGTTGCCTGATTACATCGGTCGCCTCGGCGCGAAGTTGATCCTGCAAGGCCAGCAGTCCGCAAACGTGATGATCTTCGCCGACGATGACCACGCTGTCGCCGCGCGCCTGCAATTCGGCGAGTGCTCGGCGAAGCTCCGGCGTGTCTTCGCCGCGTTCCATCATCAATCGCGGCGAACCGACCCAAACGGCGCGTCCGCGCAGTCGGGCTGTGGCGCCCTTGCCAGGCAGAATGCGGTAGTCTGCAGCTGACGTTGCATCGATGCCTCGCTCGACGGCCGCGGCGACGATCGCTCGCCCCAAGAGATGCGTGGCGTGCCGCTCGATCGAGGCGGCAATCTCGATCAACTCCTCGGCGGTGTGTCCAGAAAAGGGAACGACCTCGTGCAACACGGGCCGGCCGGCGGTGAGCGTGCCCGTTTTGTCGAAGGCGATGGCGCGGATGCGCGCGGCGGCCTCTAACGGCGGTCCACCCTTAATCAAGATGCCGCGCCGCGCCGCCGAGGTGAGCGCCGCCACGATGCTGACCGGCGTGGAGATCACCAGCGCACAGGGGCAGGCGATCACCAGCAACACGAGCCCGCGATAAATCCACGCGGACCAGCCGCCGCCAAGCACTAGTGGCGGCAACAACGCTACGGTCGCTGCGGTCGCCATGACGACGGGCGTGTAGATCCGCGCAAAGCGTTCCACCCATTGCTCGCTGGGGCCGCGTTTACTTTGAGCGTCGCCGACGAGTGTGACGATTCGCGCCAGCGTCGTGTCGGCGGCGGGCTTGGTGGTCGAAATATGAATCGCGCCATCGAGGTTGATGGCGCCCGCGAAAACTGAGTCGCCGGTTCCGCGTTGCACCGGCGTCGCTTCGCCGGTGATCGGCGCTTGATCGATCGAAGTGGCGCCACGAAGGATTCGCCCGTCGAGCGGGATTTTTTCGCCGGGCGGCACGACGATCGTACTGCCCACAGCGACTTCGGCGGGGTCTCGTAGTTCTTCGCGTCCGCTTTCGTCAACGACGCGTGCGCGCGTGGGAGCGGCGGACATGAGGGCGGCGATCGCGCTGCGCGCGCGGCCCACGCTCCACGATTCCAGCGTGAGCGAGAGCGCGAACAGGAACGCCACCATCGCGGCTTCGTGCTCTTCCCCCAGTAAGACGGCGCCGCAAACGGCGACGACCATCAGGAGATTCATGTCGGGCCGCAGTCGGACGAGGGCGCGCCAGGCCTTCGGCAGCACAAACCACGTGCCCGCGATCGTTGCCGCGATATAGAACAGGCGCACTGGCAGCGGCGCCTCGCCATCCGCGACGAGCAAACTCCTCCAACCGTTACTGGCAAGTTGCCCGAGCCATGCCAGGCCGATCAGCGAGCCGGACAGAAGCAGCGCCACCGCGCGCGGGCTTCGCCAAGCCGGTGAGACGAGAGCGGCGTCGAGCGGAAGTTCTTGCCAAGGTTCGGCGGTTAAGGCGGCCCGTTGTACGGCCTGAATGATGCCGGCATCGGAAATCAGCGACGGATCGCGAGTCACCGTGAGCTTGCCGCGCAGGACGTCGAACGCCAGCTCGACCACGCCCGGCTGGCCAGCCAGTTCCGCGCGAATCGCGGCGACCTCTTCGGCACAGTCCATACCGTGGACAATAAAACTGGTTTGGTCCATATCGGAACTGTTCAAGGAGGGCCGGAATCCCCAGCCGTTTGGCACTCAATAGACGGGAACATAATAATGCGACAAATTTACGGGGATTTTGCGACCGATCTTGCCCCGCACGCCGCTTTAGAGAGTGTAGGCGATGCGCTATGCGATCGCCTGCGGCCCAACGCCCGGCGTAGATTTCATTCCATGGTTCATCGGCGGCGACGCATCGGCTGGCGCAAAGTTACTTTAGTAGGTTCCGCCAATCGTTCTCGCTGTCGACGGGGCAGTCCAGGGAGGGATCTCGCCGGGCGATTTTTTTTCGGTGCCCCTGGGGGCTGCATCAGTAGTAGCTGAAGAAAGGGTTGCACCAAAAAGTTGACCGTTGCCCAAGCAAGCGGTAGATTTAGGGGCTGTGGGTGCAAGTCGCCGGGGGCCAGGGTGCGCAGGGGGCTTCCAGCGAGGGGAACTCTTTTGTTGGCGTAAGTCGATGTCGCTTACGTATTTCAAACGCTACCGGATGGAAATCGACCTGACGGCGGGGCCCATTGCACGGCCGCGCTTGCCGGTTGGATTTCGTTTGGTTCCCTGGCGCACGAGCCTGCTGGAAACCCACGCCGAGGCGAAATATCTTAGCTTTCGGCAGGAATTGGATGCCAACGTCTTCCCTTGTTTGGGCGATTTCGACGGCTGCTTGCGATTGATGCGGGAGATTGCGGCGCGCGAGGGATTTCTGCCTGAAGCCACCTGGCTCGTGGCCCATGATCGCCCCTTGACCGTTGCCGAGTATTGCGGGACGATCCAAGGCGTCCGCGATCGAAACGACGTGGGCGCCATCCAGAATCTCGGGGTGACGCCGGAATACCGCGATCATGGCTTTGGTTCGGCGCTGATGCTCCGAGCTTTGGCCGGCTTCCAGGCGGCGGGCTTGAAACGGGCCTACCTGGAAGTGACCGCGCAAAACGAAGGAGCGATCCGGTTATATCGGAGATTGGGATTCTTCAAGGCCCGTACGGTCTACAAGGCTGTCGAGGTGGCCTATAGTTGACCGTGAAACAGGCCATCTTCGTCCACGAATTTCCGTCCGGGTTGGTGCTGCTGGCTGAGAGCATGGAATGGCTCGAGTCGGCGTCGCTCACCGTGCGCATCCCGGCTGGTTGCAACTACGACCCCGAAGATCGCGCGGGTCTGGCCGGCATGACCTGCGAGCAGGCCCTCCGCGGCGCCGGCCCCAGGGACAGCCGAGAGTTTATTACCGATCTCGACAACTTGGGCGTCGAGCGGGGCGAAGGGATTTCCTCTTCGCATCAAAGCTTCAGCGCCGCCACGTTGGCGGCAAATTTGGCCCCGGCGCTCGAGATTTACGCCGATTTGATCTTGCGCCCGCATTTGCCGGACGACCAACTCGAGGCGTCGCGCAACGTGGTCTTGCAGGAACTGCAGGCGATCGAGGACGAGCCGAGCCAGAAGGTCATGCAGGAGTTGCGGCGGCAGCATTACCCCGACCCCTGGGGCCGTCCCAGCCAAGGGGACGAAGCCGGCGTCACCGCGACGACCAACGATGACATCCGCGCGTTCTGGAATACGCATTGCCGCCCGGACGGGTCGATCATCTCGGTCGCCGGGCGTTTCGATTGGCCAGCGTTGCTGGATCAAGTTACGCGCTTATTTGGGGATTGGCCTTCGCGTGGCGTGGAGGAGATCGTCGAGCATCCGGCCCCGCGCAGCGTCACGCACATCCCGCACGAATCGAATCAAACGCAAGTGGCGATCGCGTACGCCAGCCTGCCGTACAAACATCCGGATTACTTCCGCGCCTGGGGCTCCGTCGGCGTACTCAGCGGTGGCATGAGCGCGCGATTGTTTACCGAGGTCCGAGAGAAGCGCGGGCTCTGCTATACCGTGTACGCCTCGCACCACACGCAGCGCGAGCGCGGCGACGTCTTTTGCTACGCGGGCACCAGCGCCGAGCGAGCGCAAGAAACATTGGACGTCACGCTGGCGGAGTTGATTCGCCTCAAGGACGGCGTGCTGTCCGAGGAGATTGATCGGCTCAAGGCGCGGATCAAGAGCTCTTTGATTATGCAGCAGGAATCGAGCGGCGCCCGGGCGTCGTCGATCGCGCGCGATTGGTATTTGCTAGGACGCGTGCGGACGCTGGACGAAATCGAAACGGCGATCGACGGGCTGACAGCGGCCGGCATCAGCGAGTATCTCGCCACGCAGCCGCCGCGTGATTTTACGATTGTCACGCTGGGACAGCAGGCGCTGGAGGTCCGCGATGGAGTTTCGTAGTCACCGGCTCGCCAACGGATTGGAAATCGTCGCCGAGTGCAATCCCGACGCACGCACCACGGCGGTCGGCTTTTTTGTGAAGACCGGCGCGCGAGATGAAACTGCGGAAGTAGCCGGCGTAAGTCATTTTCTCGAACACATGGTCTTCAAAGGCACCGCCCGCCGCAGCGCCGCCGACGTGAACCGCGAGTTCGACGAGTTAGGCGCGCATTACAACGCGTTCACCAGCAAGGAACACACGGCCTATTACGCCGCGATGCTGCCGGAACTGACCGAGCGGCAGGTGGACCTGCTGGCGGACATCATGCGGCCCGCGTTGCGGACAGCGGATTTCGGCACCGAGAAGCAGGTGATCCTCGAAGCAATCAAGATGTACGAGGACCAGCCGCCGTTCGGCGCCGACGAGAAATGCGAAGCGGCGCATTACGGCCAGCACCCCTTGGCGCAAAGCGTGCTGGGAACGATCGAGTCCGTCGGTGCTTTGCCAGTCGAGGCGATGCGCGAGTACTTTGAGCGACGCTACAGTCCGGGCAATTTAGCGCTAGCCGCTGCCGGCAAGGTGGATTTCGGCGAATTGGTGCGCATTGCCGACGAACGCTGCGGCGCATGGACGCCAGCGAATGCGGAGCGCGTATTACTGCCCGCTGGGCCGCATGCGGAGTTCCGCGTGCTGCACAAGGAATCGTCGACACTGGAGTACGTGTTGCAGCTCTCGATGGCACCGGGCGCCATGGATGACGACCGCTACGCCGCGAAGATTTTGGCGACGGTCCTGGGAGACGACACCGGGAGCCGGCTGTATTGGGCGCTGGTCGATACCGGCCTGGCGGAAAGCGCCGGCGTGGGACACTACGATTACCAAGAAACCGGGCTGTTCGGCACGTCGTTCAATTGCGAGGCGGACAACACCGCCAGCAACTTGCAGATGGTCCGCGACATCTTTCGCCGCGCCGAACAAGACGGCATCGCCCCGGCGGAGATGTTCCAGGCGAAGAACAAGATCAATTCCCGCGTCGTGCTCGGCAGCGAGCGTCCGCGCGTGCGGCTGTTCACGGTGGGCGGAAACTGGATTCAACGCCGCGAGTACCGCTCGGTGCGTGATGACCTCGACGCCGTGGAGCGAGTGACCATCGCCGACTTAGAAGAGGTGCTTCGCAAGTACCCGTTGAGCGTGAATACGACGTTCGCGGTCGGGCCGTTGACGACGTTGGATCCGCCAGCGTGATCCGCAGTGCGGCCACACACACTAGC carries:
- a CDS encoding cation-translocating P-type ATPase yields the protein MDQTSFIVHGMDCAEEVAAIRAELAGQPGVVELAFDVLRGKLTVTRDPSLISDAGIIQAVQRAALTAEPWQELPLDAALVSPAWRSPRAVALLLSGSLIGLAWLGQLASNGWRSLLVADGEAPLPVRLFYIAATIAGTWFVLPKAWRALVRLRPDMNLLMVVAVCGAVLLGEEHEAAMVAFLFALSLTLESWSVGRARSAIAALMSAAPTRARVVDESGREELRDPAEVAVGSTIVVPPGEKIPLDGRILRGATSIDQAPITGEATPVQRGTGDSVFAGAINLDGAIHISTTKPAADTTLARIVTLVGDAQSKRGPSEQWVERFARIYTPVVMATAATVALLPPLVLGGGWSAWIYRGLVLLVIACPCALVISTPVSIVAALTSAARRGILIKGGPPLEAAARIRAIAFDKTGTLTAGRPVLHEVVPFSGHTAEELIEIAASIERHATHLLGRAIVAAAVERGIDATSAADYRILPGKGATARLRGRAVWVGSPRLMMERGEDTPELRRALAELQARGDSVVIVGEDHHVCGLLALQDQLRAEATDVIRQLHGAGIAPIVMLTGDHQAAADAIGRLVAVDEIRAGLLPEDKVQAVEQLVAQHGAVAMIGDGVNDAPALARATLGIAMGVAGADAALETADVALMSDDLAAIPWLISHSRRTLNIIRQNIFAALGVKVAFVVLNLFGGASLWTAIAADTGMSLLVVLNGLRLLNTKQDNDLL
- a CDS encoding pitrilysin family protein encodes the protein MEFRSHRLANGLEIVAECNPDARTTAVGFFVKTGARDETAEVAGVSHFLEHMVFKGTARRSAADVNREFDELGAHYNAFTSKEHTAYYAAMLPELTERQVDLLADIMRPALRTADFGTEKQVILEAIKMYEDQPPFGADEKCEAAHYGQHPLAQSVLGTIESVGALPVEAMREYFERRYSPGNLALAAAGKVDFGELVRIADERCGAWTPANAERVLLPAGPHAEFRVLHKESSTLEYVLQLSMAPGAMDDDRYAAKILATVLGDDTGSRLYWALVDTGLAESAGVGHYDYQETGLFGTSFNCEADNTASNLQMVRDIFRRAEQDGIAPAEMFQAKNKINSRVVLGSERPRVRLFTVGGNWIQRREYRSVRDDLDAVERVTIADLEEVLRKYPLSVNTTFAVGPLTTLDPPA
- a CDS encoding pitrilysin family protein, translating into MKQAIFVHEFPSGLVLLAESMEWLESASLTVRIPAGCNYDPEDRAGLAGMTCEQALRGAGPRDSREFITDLDNLGVERGEGISSSHQSFSAATLAANLAPALEIYADLILRPHLPDDQLEASRNVVLQELQAIEDEPSQKVMQELRRQHYPDPWGRPSQGDEAGVTATTNDDIRAFWNTHCRPDGSIISVAGRFDWPALLDQVTRLFGDWPSRGVEEIVEHPAPRSVTHIPHESNQTQVAIAYASLPYKHPDYFRAWGSVGVLSGGMSARLFTEVREKRGLCYTVYASHHTQRERGDVFCYAGTSAERAQETLDVTLAELIRLKDGVLSEEIDRLKARIKSSLIMQQESSGARASSIARDWYLLGRVRTLDEIETAIDGLTAAGISEYLATQPPRDFTIVTLGQQALEVRDGVS
- a CDS encoding GNAT family N-acetyltransferase, which gives rise to MSLTYFKRYRMEIDLTAGPIARPRLPVGFRLVPWRTSLLETHAEAKYLSFRQELDANVFPCLGDFDGCLRLMREIAAREGFLPEATWLVAHDRPLTVAEYCGTIQGVRDRNDVGAIQNLGVTPEYRDHGFGSALMLRALAGFQAAGLKRAYLEVTAQNEGAIRLYRRLGFFKARTVYKAVEVAYS